A window from Actinomycetota bacterium encodes these proteins:
- a CDS encoding NAD-dependent epimerase/dehydratase family protein: MRTLVTGGAGFIGSTLVDRLLAEGHAVDVVDDLSSGSLVNLADARANPDNDFTFHRLDVRSAALIDLIIRRQPEVVFHLAAQADVRVSVERPAFDAEVNIIGTLNVLEGARQGPTRKVVFAASGGTLYGEPEELPVRESHPQRPLSPYGVSKKAAGDYLVTYRELHGVEFTALALSNVYGPRQDPHGEAGVVAIFAGHLLSNEPCTVFGDGEQTRDFVYVDDVVDAFARAATRGSGLLANIGTGRETSVNQLYDSMASVAGVTSPPRYAPARPGELARSSLDPARAGIHLGWKAWTELPEGAGQVLDWFRARG, translated from the coding sequence CGGGTCGACGCTCGTCGATCGCCTCCTCGCCGAGGGGCACGCGGTCGACGTGGTCGACGACCTGTCGAGCGGCTCGCTCGTCAACCTCGCCGACGCGCGCGCCAACCCCGACAACGACTTCACCTTCCACCGCCTCGACGTGCGCTCCGCCGCGCTCATCGACCTCATCATCCGGCGCCAGCCCGAGGTGGTGTTCCACCTGGCGGCGCAGGCCGACGTGCGCGTCTCGGTCGAGCGCCCCGCGTTCGACGCCGAGGTCAACATCATCGGCACCCTCAACGTCCTCGAGGGCGCCCGCCAGGGACCGACGCGCAAGGTCGTGTTCGCGGCCAGCGGTGGCACGCTGTACGGCGAGCCCGAGGAGCTGCCCGTGCGCGAGTCGCACCCGCAGCGGCCATTGTCGCCGTACGGCGTGTCGAAGAAGGCGGCGGGCGACTACCTCGTCACCTACCGGGAGCTGCACGGCGTCGAGTTCACCGCGCTCGCGCTCTCCAACGTGTACGGGCCCCGCCAGGACCCCCACGGCGAGGCAGGTGTCGTCGCCATCTTCGCCGGTCACCTCCTCAGCAACGAGCCCTGCACCGTCTTCGGCGACGGTGAGCAGACGCGCGACTTCGTCTACGTCGACGACGTGGTCGACGCCTTCGCCCGGGCCGCCACCCGGGGCTCGGGGCTGCTGGCGAACATCGGCACCGGCCGGGAGACGAGCGTCAACCAGCTGTACGACTCGATGGCGTCGGTCGCGGGCGTCACCTCACCGCCGCGCTACGCCCCCGCCCGACCGGGCGAGCTGGCCCGCTCGTCGCTCGACCCGGCCCGGGCCGGGATCCACCTGGGCTGGAAGGCGTGGACCGAGCTCCCCGAGGGCGCCGGCCAGGTGCTCGACTGGTTCCGCGCCCGGGGCTGA
- the cofE gene encoding coenzyme F420-0:L-glutamate ligase: MTAGIEIIPVEGVPEVRPGDVLADLILAGIALHDGDVLVVTQKVVSKAEGRLVAIDPDDLAARRTLVERESVRVLRRRGDLIISETAHGFVCANAGVDLSNVEAGHAALLPVDADRSARRIRDGVRARVGVEVGVIVSDTFGRAWRRGLTDVAIGCAGVAAIVDLRGTADALGRVMQVTEVAVADELAAAAELVMGKASGVPAAVVRGVDPTWLRESSVRAELVRPAAEDLFR; the protein is encoded by the coding sequence ATGACCGCGGGCATCGAGATCATCCCCGTCGAGGGCGTGCCCGAGGTGCGACCGGGTGACGTGCTCGCCGACCTCATCCTCGCGGGCATCGCGCTGCACGACGGCGACGTGCTCGTCGTCACCCAAAAGGTGGTCTCGAAGGCCGAGGGCCGGTTGGTCGCGATCGATCCCGACGACCTGGCCGCGCGTCGCACGCTCGTCGAGCGCGAGTCGGTGCGCGTGCTCAGGCGGCGTGGCGACCTGATCATCAGCGAGACGGCTCACGGCTTCGTCTGCGCGAACGCGGGCGTCGACCTCTCCAACGTGGAGGCGGGCCACGCCGCGCTGCTCCCCGTCGACGCGGATCGCTCGGCCCGGCGGATCCGTGACGGCGTGCGCGCCCGGGTCGGCGTCGAGGTGGGCGTGATCGTGTCCGACACGTTCGGCCGCGCCTGGCGGCGCGGCCTCACCGATGTGGCCATCGGGTGCGCGGGCGTCGCCGCCATCGTCGACCTGCGCGGCACCGCGGACGCCCTCGGCCGGGTCATGCAGGTCACCGAGGTGGCGGTGGCCGACGAGCTGGCCGCCGCGGCCGAGCTCGTCATGGGGAAGGCCTCGGGCGTGCCTGCCGCGGTCGTCCGTGGGGTCGACCCGACGTGGCTGCGCGAGTCGTCGGTGCGCGCCGAGCTGGTGCGCCCGGCGGCGGAGGACCTGTTCCGCTGA
- a CDS encoding 2-phospho-L-lactate transferase: MIVALAGGVGAARMLRGLVAAVDPASVVAVVNTGDDVVLHGLHVSPDLDTVTYTLAGAINRETGWGLVGETWAAMDALERYGPGLTWFRLGDRDLATHLYRTHRLHEGVPLSTVTAEIAAAWNLRLRLLPMTDDRVETRVDVVDDGEIGFQEYFVGRRHAVPVRGVRYAGADEARPAPGVLAALEAARTVLICPSNPILSIAPLLAVPGVRAAVEKRREDTVAVSPIVAGAAIKGPADRLLVELGHESSVVGVARLYAPLACALVIDEADAGLARAVEAEGMRCVVAPTVMHGPAEAEALARVCLQAIAST; this comes from the coding sequence GTGATCGTCGCCCTGGCCGGTGGAGTCGGTGCCGCGCGCATGCTGCGCGGCCTCGTCGCCGCGGTCGACCCCGCGAGCGTGGTGGCGGTCGTCAACACGGGTGACGACGTCGTCCTGCACGGCCTGCACGTCAGCCCCGACCTCGACACCGTGACCTACACCCTCGCCGGCGCCATCAACCGCGAGACGGGCTGGGGCCTCGTCGGCGAGACGTGGGCCGCGATGGACGCGCTCGAGCGTTACGGCCCCGGGCTCACGTGGTTCCGCCTCGGCGACCGCGACCTGGCGACCCACCTCTACCGCACGCACCGCCTGCACGAGGGCGTCCCGCTGTCGACGGTGACCGCCGAGATCGCCGCCGCCTGGAACCTCCGCCTGCGCCTGCTGCCGATGACCGACGACCGTGTGGAGACGCGCGTCGACGTGGTCGACGACGGCGAGATCGGCTTTCAGGAGTACTTCGTGGGTCGCCGCCACGCGGTGCCCGTGCGCGGCGTGCGCTATGCCGGCGCGGACGAGGCCCGGCCCGCTCCGGGCGTGCTGGCGGCGCTCGAGGCCGCCCGGACGGTCCTGATCTGCCCCTCGAACCCCATCCTGTCCATCGCCCCCCTGCTCGCGGTGCCCGGCGTGCGCGCCGCGGTCGAGAAGCGCCGGGAGGACACCGTCGCCGTGTCCCCCATCGTCGCCGGCGCCGCGATCAAGGGCCCCGCCGACCGGTTGCTCGTCGAGCTGGGCCACGAGTCGTCGGTGGTCGGGGTGGCGCGCCTGTACGCGCCGTTGGCCTGCGCCCTCGTGATCGACGAGGCCGATGCCGGCCTGGCGCGGGCGGTCGAGGCGGAGGGGATGCGATGCGTCGTCGCCCCCACCGTCATGCACGGCCCGGCCGAGGCCGAGGCGTTGGCGCGGGTGTGCCTGCAGGCGATCGCGTCGACATGA